From the Entomomonas sp. E2T0 genome, one window contains:
- a CDS encoding AAA family ATPase yields the protein MHSCNHLEFLDTDNERSLIDLLKQLDHKKISRQEKEKINYIIGIAHQQLVDGANLSKNDFISYLHALVMWHKTSLTTLANKTSASVVDNDNNSSIYKALLVNASTVTPQSIRWIWPNYLARGKLHILSGQAGTGKTTLALAIAATISNAGEFPDGFCCKQSGQVLIWSAEDDLNDTLLPRLLALQANINTIYIIQGRKNQLTGQIEPFDPATDIHLLIDTVKDIGFVDLMIIDPIVSMVKGDMHKSTDVRSSLQPLVDFANRIDCAILGITHFSKGTQHSSPLERVTGSLAFGALPRIVWVTAKDHDENKHLLAIAKSNIGQDNIGIYYHLKQVDLPEGFSASCVNWGDPVNKQALRQLSQLEQKTDQRTHTEPVTTLQSILQRDKLPSNKIKQLMKDNGFTEKQIRTAREKLNIQIIQEGFGQDIKTFWQLPHICPD from the coding sequence ATGCATAGCTGTAATCATTTAGAGTTTTTAGATACTGATAATGAACGGTCATTGATTGATTTATTAAAGCAACTGGACCATAAAAAGATTTCTCGCCAAGAAAAAGAAAAAATAAACTATATAATAGGGATTGCTCATCAACAGTTAGTAGATGGAGCTAACTTATCAAAGAACGATTTTATAAGTTATTTACACGCATTAGTGATGTGGCATAAAACATCATTGACTACACTAGCTAATAAAACCTCTGCTTCAGTAGTAGATAATGATAATAACTCATCTATTTATAAAGCATTACTAGTTAATGCCTCAACAGTAACACCACAGAGCATCAGATGGATATGGCCTAACTATTTAGCCAGAGGCAAATTGCATATTTTAAGCGGCCAAGCAGGAACAGGTAAAACTACCTTGGCTTTAGCTATTGCAGCAACCATTAGTAACGCAGGGGAATTTCCTGATGGATTTTGTTGTAAGCAGTCAGGTCAAGTGCTTATCTGGTCAGCTGAGGATGATTTAAATGATACATTATTACCTAGACTTCTTGCTTTACAGGCTAATATAAACACTATCTATATTATCCAAGGCAGAAAAAATCAATTAACGGGGCAAATAGAACCTTTTGATCCTGCTACAGATATTCATTTATTAATAGACACAGTAAAAGATATAGGTTTTGTTGATTTGATGATTATTGACCCTATTGTATCTATGGTTAAAGGCGATATGCATAAATCAACGGATGTTAGAAGCTCATTACAACCATTGGTAGACTTTGCTAATAGGATTGATTGTGCCATCTTAGGGATTACGCATTTTTCTAAAGGAACACAACACAGCTCACCCTTAGAACGCGTCACAGGCTCTTTAGCGTTTGGAGCATTACCTAGAATAGTCTGGGTGACGGCTAAAGACCATGATGAAAATAAACATCTATTAGCTATCGCTAAATCAAATATTGGGCAAGATAATATAGGGATTTATTACCACCTTAAACAAGTAGATTTACCAGAAGGCTTTAGTGCTAGCTGTGTTAATTGGGGAGACCCTGTCAATAAACAAGCATTACGACAATTAAGCCAACTGGAACAAAAAACAGACCAAAGAACACATACTGAACCAGTCACTACATTACAAAGCATTTTACAACGAGATAAACTACCTAGTAATAAAATAAAACAACTAATGAAAGACAATGGCTTTACTGAAAAACAAATTAGAACCGCTAGAGAAAAACTCAATATACAAATTATTCAAGAAGGTTTTGGTCAAGATATTAAAACTTTTTGGCAATTGCCCCATATTTGCCCTGATTAG
- a CDS encoding helix-turn-helix transcriptional regulator — protein sequence MNNKEERRLIKLPTVMELTGLARPTIYLYIKKDKFPQCIKVGSSSFWEYNEIQQWIADQINNRNQLNR from the coding sequence ATGAATAACAAAGAAGAACGCCGTCTTATTAAATTACCAACTGTAATGGAGTTAACGGGATTAGCTAGACCAACTATTTATCTTTATATAAAAAAGGATAAGTTTCCTCAATGTATTAAGGTAGGGAGTAGTAGTTTTTGGGAGTATAACGAAATTCAACAATGGATTGCAGACCAAATTAATAATCGAAATCAGCTTAATCGTTAG
- a CDS encoding phage integrase N-terminal domain-containing protein, protein MANLKHGIIGICNHNKDGSYTTQKDRLRILLQAADQLKTLNYRQLTIHSIKGKHINALIDQWNEQHKINQLSIATIKNRMSALRWLLSKLNRSQLIPKENQALGIARRDYKKTVNNNKSQQLDSRSELITDKYVQYSLKLQQAFGLRREECIKFNPVYADQDHYIQLKASWTKGGRPRTIPIRNEQQRALIDEIKQLVGNNSLIPAHKSYIQQRNHYDNQVKQAGYNNLHGLRHSYAQQRYREITGSEPPICGGKTSKDYTLQEKLLDHRARLTLTKELGHGREEVTVQYLGR, encoded by the coding sequence ATGGCAAATTTAAAACATGGCATTATTGGCATCTGTAACCATAATAAAGATGGTTCTTATACCACTCAAAAAGACCGTTTACGAATATTATTACAAGCCGCAGACCAATTAAAAACACTTAACTACCGACAACTAACTATTCATTCTATTAAAGGTAAACATATTAATGCATTGATAGATCAGTGGAACGAACAGCATAAAATCAATCAACTTTCTATAGCCACAATAAAAAACAGAATGTCAGCATTAAGATGGCTTTTAAGTAAACTAAATCGTAGTCAACTTATTCCCAAAGAGAATCAGGCATTGGGTATTGCAAGAAGAGATTACAAAAAAACAGTAAATAATAATAAAAGCCAGCAACTGGATAGCCGAAGTGAATTAATTACTGATAAATATGTACAGTATAGCTTAAAGCTGCAACAAGCTTTTGGATTAAGACGAGAAGAATGCATCAAATTTAACCCTGTTTATGCAGATCAAGATCACTATATCCAACTAAAAGCCTCATGGACAAAGGGTGGCAGGCCAAGAACTATTCCTATTAGAAACGAACAACAAAGAGCCTTAATAGATGAAATCAAACAATTGGTAGGCAATAACTCACTTATCCCAGCACATAAAAGTTACATACAACAAAGGAACCATTACGACAACCAAGTTAAACAAGCAGGCTATAATAATCTACATGGGTTAAGACACAGCTATGCTCAACAACGCTACAGAGAAATAACAGGATCTGAACCACCTATTTGTGGAGGGAAAACCAGTAAAGACTATACCCTACAAGAAAAACTACTGGATCATCGAGCAAGGCTTACACTTACTAAAGAGTTAGGACATGGGCGAGAAGAAGTAACTGTACAATATTTAGGGAGATAG
- a CDS encoding helix-turn-helix domain-containing protein → MLEEDWTPNEIIQALNKRGIKLYELLRTHKLNQGLQFKYSQLERVIADALNISVTELWPSRYLYK, encoded by the coding sequence ATGCTAGAGGAAGACTGGACACCTAATGAGATTATTCAAGCGCTTAATAAACGAGGTATAAAACTTTATGAATTATTAAGAACACATAAACTAAATCAAGGATTACAGTTTAAATATTCACAATTAGAAAGGGTGATTGCAGATGCGCTTAATATTTCTGTTACTGAGCTTTGGCCTTCTAGGTATTTATATAAGTAA